A single window of Haloferax marinisediminis DNA harbors:
- a CDS encoding threonine synthase — protein sequence MTHTRVCYDCGARTTAPAARCDCGEPLWLDTDPGTFDWDDVSDEPGMWRYESLLPVSRPAGLSAAAGGTPMVSDASIDAVAGTNVHLKLEGEHPTGSFKDRGSALGIAAVARGLAGDVSAVGTVSHGNMAMSTAAFAAAADLPCLVLVPDDIPPERLDVIDQFDPTSVTVAGDYGRLYEQTLERGPDHGIVFLNSDVPLRVEGQKTTALEICEAFAPDTPDALVMPVSSGGHASGAWKALRELSEAGAIDRIPALYFVQAAACSPIADAFEADADEVTRVVGGETIAYSIANPDPPSGTRALRAARETGGAVVAVDDDAIRTAQRALAVDAGITVEPSSATALAGIQQLVERGDIDSDDHVTAVLTGTGLKEASASGTRSPSTDHVELANLEDYLTGFTSTDD from the coding sequence ATGACTCACACACGCGTCTGTTACGACTGTGGTGCGCGGACGACAGCACCGGCCGCCCGGTGTGATTGTGGCGAACCGCTGTGGCTCGACACCGACCCTGGAACGTTCGACTGGGACGACGTCTCCGACGAACCGGGGATGTGGCGCTACGAGTCGCTCTTACCAGTTTCTCGACCAGCCGGTCTCTCGGCCGCAGCAGGAGGAACACCGATGGTCTCCGACGCATCCATCGATGCCGTCGCCGGAACCAACGTCCACCTCAAACTCGAAGGCGAACATCCCACAGGGAGCTTCAAAGACCGTGGAAGTGCGCTCGGTATCGCCGCCGTCGCTAGGGGTCTCGCAGGCGACGTGTCGGCGGTCGGAACCGTCTCACACGGAAATATGGCGATGAGCACTGCTGCCTTCGCTGCCGCGGCGGACCTGCCTTGTCTCGTGTTGGTCCCTGACGACATCCCACCCGAGCGATTGGACGTCATCGACCAGTTCGACCCCACTTCTGTGACGGTCGCTGGAGACTATGGCCGACTCTACGAACAGACGCTCGAGCGCGGGCCTGACCACGGAATCGTCTTTCTCAACTCCGACGTCCCCCTCCGTGTCGAGGGGCAAAAGACCACGGCACTCGAAATCTGCGAGGCGTTCGCTCCGGACACGCCCGACGCACTCGTGATGCCGGTCAGCAGTGGCGGCCACGCCAGCGGAGCGTGGAAAGCGCTTCGAGAACTGTCCGAGGCGGGTGCGATAGACCGTATTCCGGCGCTCTACTTCGTTCAGGCCGCGGCTTGTTCACCCATCGCCGACGCATTCGAAGCGGACGCTGACGAAGTAACCCGTGTCGTCGGTGGCGAGACCATCGCCTACTCGATTGCAAACCCCGACCCACCGAGCGGAACCCGTGCACTCCGGGCCGCACGTGAGACTGGTGGCGCAGTCGTCGCTGTCGACGACGACGCGATTCGCACGGCCCAACGTGCCTTGGCAGTCGACGCTGGCATCACCGTCGAGCCGTCGTCGGCGACGGCGCTTGCGGGAATCCAGCAACTGGTCGAACGCGGCGACATCGACTCGGATGACCACGTCACCGCCGTTCTGACTGGAACTGGCCTGAAAGAGGCCTCGGCATCCGGGACCAGGTCACCGTCGACTGACCACGTCGAACTGGCCAACCTCGAGGACTATCTGACGGGGTTCACCAGTACCGACGACTGA
- the eif1A gene encoding translation initiation factor eIF-1A, whose product MSENQGRRNLRMPNDNELFAVVTEHNGGNHVRIRCEDGKNRMGRIPGRMKYRTWINEGDVVLVEPWDWQDEKANIEWRYTGEDADQLRREGHIQ is encoded by the coding sequence GTGAGCGAAAATCAAGGGCGCCGAAATCTTCGAATGCCCAACGATAACGAGCTGTTCGCGGTCGTCACTGAGCACAACGGTGGTAACCACGTACGAATCCGCTGCGAAGACGGTAAGAACCGAATGGGCCGAATCCCCGGCCGCATGAAGTACCGCACCTGGATCAACGAGGGCGACGTCGTCCTCGTGGAACCGTGGGACTGGCAGGACGAGAAAGCCAACATCGAATGGCGCTACACTGGCGAAGACGCGGACCAGCTCCGACGCGAAGGCCACATCCAATAG
- a CDS encoding orc1/cdc6 family replication initiation protein — protein sequence MPLFERDTEIYRDRDALREDYQPEELVGRDEELRTFQAALQPVINGEQPNNIFLYGKTGVGKTAASRYLLSHLREDASRYDDIHLTVIFLNCDGLTSSYQIATRLVNEFRSESNQISTTGYPLGSVYEMLWQELDKCGGSIIVVLDEIDHVNDDSILYQLPRARANGNLSEAKVGLIGISNDFSFRDDLSPKVKSSLCEQEIHFPAYNAKNLQAILEQRAEVAFRESVLSDEVIPLCAAYGAKDAGDARQSIDLLMKAGDLARDDDTDCITEEHVKRGRRALERGRIKEGINGLTEHGHLVLYSLLTLELEGETPIRSRDVRPRYTRFAELANRDPLVPRRMRDHLSELAMLGIVSVTERNEGRRGGTYREYALDMDVGLIVSAMRDTIDLVGVHETVEPYLDSDRASTLDDFVEQ from the coding sequence ATGCCCCTCTTCGAGCGAGATACCGAAATCTATCGGGACCGGGATGCCCTCCGTGAGGATTACCAGCCCGAGGAACTCGTGGGGCGTGACGAGGAACTTCGGACGTTTCAGGCGGCTCTTCAACCGGTAATCAACGGTGAACAGCCAAACAACATCTTCCTGTACGGGAAAACTGGCGTCGGGAAGACAGCAGCGTCGCGTTACTTACTCAGTCACCTCCGCGAGGATGCAAGTCGGTACGACGACATCCACCTCACCGTCATCTTCTTGAACTGTGATGGACTCACGAGCTCGTACCAGATTGCGACCCGTCTCGTCAACGAGTTCAGGTCGGAATCCAACCAGATTAGCACCACGGGATACCCCCTTGGGTCGGTCTACGAGATGCTGTGGCAAGAACTCGACAAGTGCGGCGGGTCTATTATCGTCGTCCTCGACGAGATCGACCACGTCAACGACGACAGTATTCTCTATCAACTCCCGCGCGCACGCGCGAATGGAAACTTGTCAGAGGCAAAAGTCGGTCTCATCGGCATCTCGAACGACTTTTCGTTCCGGGACGACCTCTCGCCGAAAGTCAAAAGCTCGCTGTGTGAACAAGAGATTCACTTCCCCGCGTACAACGCGAAGAATCTACAGGCGATTCTCGAACAACGTGCCGAAGTGGCGTTCCGAGAGAGCGTGCTGTCCGACGAGGTAATTCCACTCTGTGCGGCCTACGGTGCGAAAGACGCTGGTGACGCGCGACAATCCATCGACCTCTTGATGAAGGCGGGTGACCTCGCGCGCGACGACGACACTGATTGTATCACCGAAGAACACGTCAAACGAGGCCGACGAGCGCTCGAACGTGGGCGAATCAAAGAAGGAATCAACGGCCTCACCGAGCATGGTCATCTCGTACTGTATTCGCTGTTGACTCTCGAGTTAGAGGGCGAGACGCCGATTCGGTCTCGCGACGTCCGACCCCGGTATACGCGATTCGCTGAACTCGCGAACCGTGACCCACTCGTCCCTCGTCGGATGCGTGACCACTTGAGTGAACTCGCGATGCTCGGTATCGTCTCGGTCACCGAGCGCAACGAAGGTCGACGCGGGGGAACGTACCGTGAGTATGCCCTCGACATGGACGTCGGTCTCATCGTTTCGGCGATGCGCGACACGATCGACCTCGTCGGGGTCCACGAGACTGTCGAACCGTACCTCGACTCGGACAGAGCGAGTACACTCGACGACTTCGTCGAACAGTAG
- a CDS encoding ParA family protein, whose product MSRAVSVSLQKGGVGKTTVAINLADALAARDNDVLLVDLDQQGNATEGVGLKDAYESADPNIGDVLTDDDPVDVRETIHARESFDVLPAHVDLDDIEDRVRNSTFGVLWVRRRIVDPLLEDEYDYIVIDSPPSLGPLSDAALIGTGNVVVPLLMSEPSVSGFERMFEQQIGPIRREVDLEILAIVPNDLTGNNEERRIIRDLEESPFEKYIPQFARSELFDDPESKGPGIRHRIAFSRAWRDGKTLREYDPSNDMLDRLDELAAVVERGGPEDA is encoded by the coding sequence ATGTCACGAGCAGTAAGCGTCTCCTTGCAAAAAGGAGGTGTCGGAAAGACGACGGTCGCGATCAATCTCGCAGACGCCCTCGCTGCCAGAGACAATGATGTCCTGCTCGTCGACCTCGACCAGCAAGGAAACGCAACCGAAGGCGTCGGGTTGAAAGACGCATACGAGTCGGCCGACCCGAACATCGGTGACGTCCTGACAGACGACGACCCGGTCGACGTTCGCGAGACGATTCACGCGCGAGAGAGTTTCGACGTGTTGCCCGCCCACGTCGACCTCGACGACATCGAAGACCGTGTTCGGAACTCGACGTTCGGTGTCCTCTGGGTTCGACGCCGAATCGTCGACCCACTCTTGGAGGACGAGTACGACTACATCGTCATCGACTCCCCCCCGAGTCTCGGACCGCTTTCCGACGCGGCACTCATCGGAACTGGAAACGTGGTGGTTCCGCTCCTCATGAGTGAACCCAGTGTGAGTGGGTTCGAGCGGATGTTTGAACAACAGATCGGACCGATTCGTCGTGAAGTCGACCTCGAGATACTGGCCATCGTCCCGAACGACCTCACCGGCAACAACGAAGAGCGCCGAATCATCCGAGACCTCGAGGAGTCTCCGTTCGAAAAGTACATCCCACAGTTCGCCCGGTCGGAACTGTTCGACGACCCAGAGTCCAAAGGTCCAGGAATTCGTCACCGAATCGCGTTCAGCCGAGCGTGGCGCGACGGGAAAACACTGCGTGAGTACGACCCATCGAACGACATGCTCGACCGATTAGACGAACTTGCTGCCGTCGTCGAGCGGGGAGGCCCGGAAGATGCCTAA
- the msrA gene encoding peptide-methionine (S)-S-oxide reductase MsrA has product MVASKSATFGGGCFWCIEAAFKELDGISSVTSGYAGGSVENPTYEQVCSGNTGHAEVIQVEYDPAVVGYDELLEVFFAVHDPTQLNRQGPDVGTQYRSIVLYHDDDQQRQAAAYIEALDESYDDDVVTELEPLETFYEAETYHQDYFEKNPNDAYCRFHASPKIEKVREKFADKLAN; this is encoded by the coding sequence ATGGTAGCCTCGAAGTCCGCAACGTTCGGTGGTGGGTGTTTCTGGTGTATCGAAGCAGCGTTCAAAGAACTCGACGGCATCAGCAGCGTCACCTCGGGATACGCAGGTGGGTCCGTCGAAAACCCAACGTACGAGCAAGTTTGCTCGGGGAACACCGGACACGCCGAAGTCATCCAGGTCGAGTACGACCCAGCCGTCGTCGGATACGACGAGTTGTTGGAGGTGTTCTTCGCCGTCCACGACCCGACGCAACTCAATCGTCAAGGCCCGGACGTCGGGACCCAGTACCGCTCGATCGTGCTCTACCACGACGACGACCAGCAACGCCAAGCGGCGGCCTACATCGAGGCGCTAGACGAGTCGTACGACGACGACGTCGTGACGGAGTTAGAACCGCTCGAAACCTTCTACGAAGCCGAAACGTACCACCAGGACTACTTCGAGAAGAACCCGAACGACGCATACTGTCGGTTCCACGCGAGTCCAAAAATCGAAAAAGTTCGCGAGAAGTTCGCGGACAAACTCGCCAACTGA
- a CDS encoding CBS domain-containing protein: protein MEDIFVARLMSTNLHTVTADTLVEDAAQLMLENNISSVIVVDEDNHLDGILTTTDFVRIVAKSQPKAQTTVERYMTTDVITADAQDPITDVAESMTKHGFHHMPVVDDDEGVIGMITTSDLASYLSQAGQLTTK from the coding sequence ATGGAAGATATATTTGTTGCGAGACTCATGTCCACGAATCTTCACACGGTCACGGCCGACACGCTGGTGGAGGACGCAGCACAGTTGATGTTGGAGAACAACATCAGTTCGGTCATCGTTGTCGACGAGGACAACCATCTCGACGGCATTCTGACGACGACCGACTTCGTTCGAATCGTCGCGAAGAGCCAGCCGAAAGCACAGACAACGGTCGAGCGCTACATGACGACCGACGTCATCACCGCAGATGCACAGGACCCAATCACCGACGTCGCTGAGTCGATGACCAAACACGGGTTCCACCACATGCCTGTCGTCGACGACGACGAGGGTGTCATCGGTATGATCACCACGTCAGACCTCGCTTCGTACCTTTCACAGGCAGGCCAACTGACCACGAAGTAA
- a CDS encoding ABC transporter permease, which translates to MSISDSLGKVGMTADGVTASVYLARRNLARNGLRSTLAILGIIIGVFAIATLGILGSVIQLTAADALGGLGDQIIVSPNADAGIERLTDRDVTTITRAAGNDATVIPVVTGGALVERGESRTFAALYAVERPGDLFVAGAGELPERHRRGAIVGSSVAAELDVDVGRTITIEGREYRVIAILAESDGFNLLQPDGAVLIPRTAFADESYTQVIVRAESGSEAGAAADAIRESVNAREERVSVLELSRIVERIDQFFGLLNAFLIAIGAVSLIVAGVSILNVMLMSVSERRGEIGVLRAVGIQREDVLRTILVEAGLLGFVGGVIGAVISGLVALGLYLAVPEVTLPVVVNLRTAGYLLFAVLFGVVISLASGLYPAWRAANERPVEALRLK; encoded by the coding sequence ATGAGTATCAGCGACTCGCTCGGGAAAGTCGGGATGACCGCCGACGGAGTGACCGCCTCGGTCTACCTCGCACGCCGGAATCTGGCTCGAAACGGTCTTCGGTCGACACTCGCCATTCTGGGCATCATCATCGGTGTGTTCGCCATCGCGACGCTCGGAATCCTCGGGAGCGTCATCCAACTCACCGCCGCAGACGCGCTCGGCGGACTCGGTGACCAGATTATCGTCTCACCGAACGCCGACGCAGGTATCGAACGACTGACCGACCGCGACGTGACCACTATCACACGGGCCGCCGGGAACGACGCGACGGTAATCCCGGTCGTCACCGGTGGTGCGTTAGTCGAACGGGGAGAGTCGCGGACGTTCGCGGCACTGTACGCCGTCGAGCGCCCGGGAGACCTCTTCGTCGCAGGTGCGGGTGAACTGCCTGAGCGACACCGCCGCGGTGCCATCGTCGGGAGTAGTGTCGCCGCCGAACTCGACGTCGACGTCGGCCGGACGATTACGATCGAGGGTCGGGAGTACCGCGTCATCGCCATCCTCGCCGAGTCGGACGGGTTCAACCTCCTGCAACCAGACGGTGCGGTCTTGATTCCGCGGACGGCGTTCGCCGACGAGTCGTACACACAGGTCATCGTCCGCGCAGAATCAGGGAGCGAAGCAGGGGCCGCAGCCGACGCAATTCGGGAATCAGTGAACGCTCGTGAAGAGCGCGTCAGCGTCCTCGAACTGTCGCGTATCGTCGAGCGAATCGACCAGTTCTTCGGGTTGTTGAACGCCTTTCTCATCGCCATCGGTGCCGTCTCGCTCATCGTCGCCGGGGTGAGCATCCTGAACGTGATGTTGATGAGCGTCTCCGAACGCCGAGGTGAGATTGGCGTCCTCAGAGCCGTCGGGATTCAGCGAGAGGACGTGCTCCGCACGATTCTCGTCGAAGCGGGGTTACTCGGGTTCGTCGGTGGTGTCATCGGCGCCGTCATCAGTGGCCTCGTCGCACTCGGATTGTACCTCGCCGTCCCCGAAGTGACGCTTCCTGTCGTCGTCAATCTCAGAACGGCGGGATACCTGCTCTTTGCCGTGCTGTTCGGCGTGGTCATCAGTTTGGCAAGCGGCCTCTACCCTGCGTGGCGGGCGGCGAACGAACGACCGGTCGAGGCGTTACGCCTCAAATGA